AGGCATATTATAATActtatattgatagattttgttCTATTGGTAGGAATTCTTCAGATGCCTTGCTATATGTCACACGGTGCTTcctgagggtgatgagtccccGGAAAAAATCATATATCAAGCTGCATCCCCTGATGAGTCTGCTTTGGTAATTGCTGCAAAGAACTTCGGCTTCTTCTTTTACAGGTATACACTTCTCAGTTCTGTCCTATTGACTGGGATTGCTATTGTCATACTTATCTATATTTCAACTTTTAAGCCACATAGTGACAGATGTGTGAAGGGAGGTTCAGTTTCACATCCTATAACACCaacctttttttatttgatcCATGAATTTGTTTCCATCCTATCTATATTTCAAATGTTTGAATGGTGTCTATTTATTTGTGCTAATAAAATGTTGCTCTCCATTCTTTTTCTGGTTCTGCTAGAAGTGCTTTGAGAGAGCTGTTATCAGTTAGTCTAGCTTAATTTAAAGTTGATATCTTCCTTTTTCTCAGACGTACACCGACAACAATTTATGTGCGTGAATCTCACACTGAGAAACTCGgtaaagtccaagatgtgtctTACGAGATTCTCAATGTACTTGAATTTAATAGGTGGGTTATGTCCTTGAACACATTTgttcacttttattttttgggcAACGTACTTGTATAATTTCATGGTTGATTAACTTAACATTTATTGCAATTTCTATTGATTAACTAGTACGAGGAAGCGTCAGTCTGTTGTATGCCGTTACACGGATGGCAGGCTTGTTTTGTACTGCAAGGTAATACCGTATTGAGGCTTTTATATTTGATGAAAACTGCTGAGCAGTTGGCAAATAAATTAACATTATGTCAGGAACCTGTTATTGACAGGGTGCTGATAATGTAATCTACGAGAGATTGGCAGATGGACAAGGTGATTTGAAAAAAGTATCTAGGGAACACTTGGAATTTTTTGGATCTGCTGGATTACGTACTCTTTGCCTGGCCTATAGAGATTTAAGTCCTGATACATATGAAAGCTGGAATGAGAAATTTATTCAGGCTAAATCCTCTCTAAGGGATCGTGAAAAGAAGTTGGATGAGGTATGTTCTGTTGAATCTGGTTTTGTTAGTATAGAGGTGTCACTTTCGAGATTTGGTATGAACTGTTATAACTTCATTAcctttatttctttgagtcgtTTTCTGTTTTATTCTTCTATGCAGCCATTTCGATTTTGTTTTAACAACCAACACCCCTcccccctcttctctctctcattatTTATTGATGTTGATATCAATCattgaaaataattttgaaatCAATGAAGGTGGCAGAACTCATAGAGAAAGATCTCATTTTGATTGGATGCACTGCCATTGAAGACAAGCTTCAAGAAGGAGTTCCAAATTGCATAGAGACTCTATCAAGAGCTGGTATTAAGATTTGGGTGCTAACGGGGGACAAGATGGAAACTGCAATAAATATAGCTTATGGTGAGTTGGTATCTTGTGAGAGCTGGGGCTTCTTTATTCCCTTCACCTTTGTTCACTCACCATCACTCTttcggtctctctctctctctctctctctgatatcattatctttttttctttttttttttccttaaatttgCTGCAGCATGCAATTTGATCAACAATGAAATGAAACAGTTCATTATCAGTTCAGAAACTGATTTGATTAGGGAAGTTGAGGACAGGGTAAGCAAAAAGTTATTAGCTCACATATAGCCTTTACATACATTAGAAATCACCATCAACCACGATATTTTCCACTTACATATACTTTCTGATTATGGTGTTAGGGAGACCAAGTGGAAATTGCACGTGTCATTAGAGAAGAAGTAAAAAAACAACTGAAAAGGTGCCTTGAGGAAGCGCAGCACTATCTTTACAGTGTGTCTCACCCAAAACTAGCGCTTGTAATAGATGGGAAGTGCTTGATGTATGCCTTAGACCCCATTCTACGAGTGACGCTGCTGAACTTGAGCTTGAATTGTAACTCAGTTGTTTGCTGTCGAGTTTCCCCTTTACAGAAAGCACAGGTGAGTTTTCCAATGGAATTTTGACTCTTAAGATTATGTGTTTGAGTAGTAAGCCTATGATGCAAATGGGATTGAATTATATAGGACCTTTATGAATTTCCATTTTATGAATCATGTGTGACAAAACATAAGTGTTTCTTATGTAAAATTTTCTGTTTAACATGGTTTAATTAAGGATGTAACGCTAAAATATCTGCACTAGAGAAGCATAAGGAAACGAGTTTTAGTTCTTAAAATTTTGTCgctaatatatataatatttatgcaGTTTACTAAAAACATTGCCACTGTCTTCAGGTGACAAGTATGGTAAAAAAAGGTGCAAAGAAGATTACACTGAGCATTGGTGATGGTGCCAATGATGTGAGCATGATCCAAGCTGCTCATGTTGGCGTTGGAATAAGTGGGCAAGAAGGAATGCAAGCAGTGATGGCTAGTGATTTTGCTATTGCCCAGTTCCGTTTTCTTACTGATTTACTGCTTGTGCATGGACGGTGGTCGTATATTAGATTATGCAAGGTATGGATTTCTTGTAACTTTCAAAACTTTAACATAACATTTGTTGGGTGGTCTCGAGCTGACAAATCTTATTGCATTTTTCAGGTTATTACATACTTCTTTTACAAGAATCTTACGTTCACGTTGACTCAATTTTGGTTCACCTTTCAAACTGGATTTTCTGGTCAAAGATTCTACGATGATTGGTTTCAGTCATTGTATAATGTCATATTCACAGCCTTGCCTGTAATCATCGTCGGGCTTTTTGACAAGGTATTATATCTGTCCATACACTCAataatacctttttttttttttttaaattgcgcCTGGGAGAAATTATTGTTTGGGCCATTGCTTTTTTTGTGGATGCGGcgtataaacttttttttttggtcaacttCTGTTCTTTATCATCAGGATGTCAGTGCAGCCCTCTCCAAGAAGTACCCTGAACTATACAAGGAGGGAATAAGAAATGCATTTTTCAAATGGAGGGTTGTGGCCGTATGGGGCTTCTTCTCTGTTTACCAATCTTTAATCTTCTATTATTTTGTCACTTCCTCGAGTGATCGTGCTCAAAATTCATCCGGAAAGATGTTTGGACTTTGGGATGTCAGCACAATGGCCTTTACTTGTGTTGTAGTGACGGTCAACTTTCGTTTGATTATGATGTGCAATTCAATCACAAGGTGGCATTATATTAGTGTTGGAGGAAGCATTGCAGCGTGGTTTATATTTATCTTCATATATTGTATCATAGACCAGAAGGTGGGTCTTTTTTATCTTCGTATTTGGTTTGTTCGTTGAGATTTTGATTTGAGATATTAACTGATGCATTTGTACTGCAGAAAAATCTTTATTACGTCATATACGTCCTGATGAGTACCTTCTATTTCTACTTTACACTTCTGCTAGTCCCAGTTTTTGCACTTTTTGGCGACTTCGTTTACCAAGGGTAAGAAAATGAGATCTCTGTTGCAATCTGCAGCTTTTCAATAGGGGGAGGGGTGGTTTTCCCTTtgttatttgattaattaatcgATGCTTTTTGGATACAGGATCCAGAGATGGTTCTTCCCATTCGATTATCAAATAATTCAGGAAGTTCACAGGCATGAGCCGGAAGGTAGAAGCAGGGAAGATTTACTGGAAATCGGAAACCAGCTCACGCCAGCTGAGGCAAGGAGCTTTGCCGTAGCTCAACTCCCCAGGGAGGGATCAAAACACACTGGATTTGCTTTTGACTCGCCTGGATACGAATCATTTTTCGCTTCCCAGCTGGGAGTCCATGCCCCTCAAAAAGCATGGGATGTCGCTCGGAGAGCCAGCATGAAAAGGACACCGAAAAAGAAATAAACTGGATCAAGAAGATTTTTGTATAAATGATCGTTTCGACGTCGAGGCGTGTAGGAAAATTTGTAATTAGTTGTGCCATATCATCCGTAGTTCTAGCTCTTTTGATATATCCAGTATCCGTTTTATGTGTTGAGGAACTGTAGTGGTATGTCCAGGCTTGTCACGGTTGTACATTTACATGATGTAATTCAACTTAGAGAAGAACATTTCTTTTCCAGTGTAAGAGAAACCAAATTTCAACCATTTTTCGTTCTCGATCACTGTTTTCTCAATCGAGTTTGTATTTTTATCCTATAGTTTTCTCGAATCATTTTTCGCCTCATAATCTTCAGCATCCGCTGCATCAAGTTCTTGGGTTTTCGCTTATGAACCCTAACATTATATTTGGAcgaagaaatttaaaattaccaagaaattttaaaatgacaaaaattaaattgacggaattttattttttagaatttgtgaatttttttgtttggttagcctaaaagaacaatagaattgaaaatggaatttgttatttttaagttCTCAAttatagaaattgggaaatgatacctatttacatggaatttaaacttgggaattggaggttccaaattccaagtttttttccacgtggaaattctaaatttctatgtttatgaatccaaacaagagaattggtgcatttcaatttacaaattctaacctttatccaaatttcaagtttatttttctcatccaaacataatgtaaACTTATCAACATGATGCATCACATTGGCTCAACAATGCCGTCGTTTGACttaaaaatgtgaaatttcaATCAGGAAAAAGAGCAGATCAAAGGGATTTA
The nucleotide sequence above comes from Malus sylvestris chromosome 16, drMalSylv7.2, whole genome shotgun sequence. Encoded proteins:
- the LOC126606689 gene encoding phospholipid-transporting ATPase 3-like; protein product: MSGWNRSSRGARLGGRNSSSQPEWTSTTRTVRLGRVQPQAPGHRTIFCNDREANIPVRFPGNSISTTKYNFFTFLPKGLFEQFRRVANLYFLTISILSTTPISPVHPVTNVVPLSLVLFVSLVKEAFEDWKRFQNDMTINNASVDVLQDKKWESIPWKKLQVGDIVRIKQNGYFPADLLFLAGTNPDGVCYIETANLDGETNLKIRKALEKTWDYSSPEKASEFKGEVQCEQPNNSLYTFTGNLIIDKQTLPLSPNQLLLRGCSLRNTEYIVATVIFTGHETKVMMNAMNVPSKRSTLERKLDKLILALFAFLFMLCLIGAIGSGVFINDKYYYLGLRGKKNAGSSYSSFDPNNRFLVILLTMFTLITLYSTIIPISLYVSIEMIKFIQSTQYINNDLRMYHVESNTPALARTSNLNEELGQVEYIFSDKTGTLTRNLMEFFKCSIGGEVYGTGITEIERGIAERNGIKLDEGYNSGNAAHEKGFNFDDPKLMRGGWRNEPNPDLCKEFFRCLAICHTVLPEGDESPEKIIYQAASPDESALVIAAKNFGFFFYRRTPTTIYVRESHTEKLGKVQDVSYEILNVLEFNSTRKRQSVVCRYTDGRLVLYCKGADNVIYERLADGQGDLKKVSREHLEFFGSAGLRTLCLAYRDLSPDTYESWNEKFIQAKSSLRDREKKLDEVAELIEKDLILIGCTAIEDKLQEGVPNCIETLSRAGIKIWVLTGDKMETAINIAYACNLINNEMKQFIISSETDLIREVEDRGDQVEIARVIREEVKKQLKRCLEEAQHYLYSVSHPKLALVIDGKCLMYALDPILRVTLLNLSLNCNSVVCCRVSPLQKAQVTSMVKKGAKKITLSIGDGANDVSMIQAAHVGVGISGQEGMQAVMASDFAIAQFRFLTDLLLVHGRWSYIRLCKVITYFFYKNLTFTLTQFWFTFQTGFSGQRFYDDWFQSLYNVIFTALPVIIVGLFDKDVSAALSKKYPELYKEGIRNAFFKWRVVAVWGFFSVYQSLIFYYFVTSSSDRAQNSSGKMFGLWDVSTMAFTCVVVTVNFRLIMMCNSITRWHYISVGGSIAAWFIFIFIYCIIDQKKNLYYVIYVLMSTFYFYFTLLLVPVFALFGDFVYQGIQRWFFPFDYQIIQEVHRHEPEGRSREDLLEIGNQLTPAEARSFAVAQLPREGSKHTGFAFDSPGYESFFASQLGVHAPQKAWDVARRASMKRTPKKK